A genomic region of Aquipuribacter hungaricus contains the following coding sequences:
- the eat gene encoding ethanolamine permease: protein MSEKTTAPPTAGPGLSVVGAPAGPAAADHGPGGAAPGGTTDTDGYLARRQLRTGTAGWVLLAGVGVSAVISGDYAGWNFGLAEGGFGGLLVATVLMAVMYSCMVLGLAEMGSALPTAGGGYTFARRALGPWGGYATGIAVLVEYAIAPAAIATFVGAYVEALGLFGITDGWWVYLAVYALFVGIHLLGVGEALTVMLAVAVVAVLGLVVFLVAAVPAFDAANLTDIPVSDAAGANALFPNGVLGVWAAFPFAIWFFLAVESVPLAAEEAKDPARSMPRGILAAMGLLVVLALLMLVVTPGAGGAQAMASSGNPPVDALAAAGLPSWLVTLVNYAGLVGLVASFFGIVYAYSRQTFALSRAGYLPRALSVTNARKAPVLALLVPGAVGFLLSLTGQGAMLLNMAVFGATVSYVLMMVSHIVLRRREPDLERPYRTPGGTGTTGVALVLAAAAVVATFIVDSRAALLTLVVYAGFLAYFGLYSRHHLVAAAPEEEFAALAAAEVDLR from the coding sequence ATGAGCGAGAAGACGACCGCACCCCCGACCGCCGGACCCGGCCTCAGCGTCGTGGGGGCGCCCGCGGGACCGGCAGCCGCCGACCACGGCCCCGGTGGCGCCGCGCCCGGCGGCACGACCGACACCGACGGCTACCTCGCCCGGCGGCAGCTGCGCACCGGCACGGCCGGCTGGGTGCTGCTGGCCGGGGTGGGCGTGTCCGCGGTGATCTCCGGCGACTACGCGGGCTGGAACTTCGGCCTGGCCGAGGGCGGCTTCGGCGGGCTGCTCGTGGCCACCGTCCTCATGGCCGTCATGTACTCGTGCATGGTGCTCGGCCTGGCGGAGATGGGCTCGGCCCTGCCGACCGCGGGCGGCGGCTACACCTTCGCCCGGCGGGCGCTGGGCCCGTGGGGCGGGTACGCCACCGGGATCGCCGTGCTCGTCGAGTACGCCATCGCCCCGGCGGCCATCGCCACGTTCGTCGGCGCCTACGTCGAGGCGCTGGGGCTGTTCGGCATCACCGACGGCTGGTGGGTGTACCTGGCCGTCTACGCGCTGTTCGTCGGCATCCACCTGCTCGGCGTCGGCGAGGCGCTCACGGTCATGCTCGCCGTCGCGGTCGTCGCCGTGCTCGGCCTGGTGGTGTTCCTCGTCGCCGCCGTGCCGGCCTTCGACGCGGCCAACCTCACCGACATCCCCGTCTCCGACGCCGCCGGGGCGAACGCGCTGTTCCCGAACGGCGTGCTCGGGGTCTGGGCGGCGTTCCCGTTCGCCATCTGGTTCTTCCTCGCGGTGGAGTCGGTGCCGCTCGCCGCGGAGGAGGCCAAGGACCCGGCCCGGTCCATGCCGCGCGGCATCCTCGCCGCGATGGGGCTGCTCGTCGTGCTCGCCCTCCTCATGCTCGTCGTCACCCCCGGCGCCGGGGGCGCGCAGGCCATGGCCTCCTCGGGCAACCCGCCGGTCGACGCGCTCGCCGCGGCCGGGCTGCCGTCGTGGCTGGTCACCCTGGTCAACTACGCGGGCCTGGTGGGCCTGGTCGCGAGCTTCTTCGGCATCGTCTACGCCTACTCCCGGCAGACCTTCGCGCTGTCCCGCGCCGGCTACCTGCCGCGGGCGCTGTCGGTGACCAACGCCCGGAAGGCCCCGGTGCTCGCCCTGCTCGTCCCCGGCGCCGTCGGCTTCCTGCTTTCGCTCACCGGCCAGGGGGCCATGCTGCTCAACATGGCCGTCTTCGGCGCCACCGTGTCGTACGTGCTCATGATGGTGAGCCACATCGTCCTGCGCCGCCGCGAGCCCGACCTCGAGCGGCCGTACCGCACCCCCGGCGGCACCGGGACGACCGGCGTCGCCCTGGTCCTGGCCGCCGCGGCCGTGGTGGCGACCTTCATCGTCGACTCCCGCGCCGCGCTGCTCACCCTGGTCGTCTACGCCGGCTTCCTGGCCTACTTCGGCCTGTACAGCCGCCACCACCTGGTCGCCGCCGCACCGGAGGAGGAGTTCGCCGCCCTCGCCGCGGCCGAGGTGGACCTGCGGTGA
- a CDS encoding RNA-binding S4 domain-containing protein gives MREVQITGDSIRLGQLLKLADAVDAGSDVKQLLATGEVTVNGEVETRRGRQLARGDEVSTRAEDLKVV, from the coding sequence GTGCGAGAGGTGCAGATCACCGGGGACTCCATCCGGCTCGGCCAGCTGCTCAAGCTGGCCGACGCGGTCGACGCCGGCAGCGACGTCAAGCAGCTGCTCGCGACCGGAGAGGTGACCGTCAACGGCGAGGTCGAGACCCGCCGCGGCCGGCAGCTCGCCCGCGGCGACGAGGTCTCCACCCGCGCCGAGGACCTCAAGGTCGTCTGA
- a CDS encoding dicarboxylate/amino acid:cation symporter yields MLKSLPRVPFGAQVLIGLVLGVVLGLVAREMGPGTPPDNWLATTLATVGSSFVALLRAIVPPLVFLAIVASIANLRQVTNAARLAGQTLLWFAITALVSVGIGIGLGLLTDPGLNTSVDSSAAADPGRSGSWLDFLTGIVPANVLGLEASTSSDEAGVFSTGLSFNVLQIIVVAIAVGVAALKVGPAAEPFLGFARSALAIVQKVLWWVIRLSPIGTVGLLGNAVAQYGWDALAPLGTFVVAVYVGLALVLFVLYPVLLRAHGLNPLRYFAGAWPAIQLAFVSRSSIGTLPVTERVTVQNLGVPRAYAGFAVPLGATTKMDGCAAIYPALAAIFVAQFFGVDLGLTDYLLIAFVSVVGSAATAGLTGAVVMLTLTLSTLGLPLEGVGLLLAVDPILDMGRTAVNVAGQALVPTIVAKREGILDVDRYTAANAADPFADEDVETSPAAVVTDGVTPGTPDAGPVDLRDREPARA; encoded by the coding sequence GTGCTGAAGTCGCTCCCGCGCGTCCCGTTCGGCGCGCAGGTCCTCATCGGTCTCGTCCTCGGCGTGGTGCTCGGCCTCGTCGCGCGCGAGATGGGACCTGGTACCCCTCCCGACAACTGGCTCGCGACGACGCTCGCGACCGTCGGCTCGTCGTTCGTCGCCCTGCTGCGCGCCATCGTCCCGCCGCTGGTGTTCCTGGCCATCGTCGCCAGCATCGCCAACCTCCGGCAGGTCACCAACGCGGCCCGCCTGGCCGGGCAGACCCTGCTGTGGTTCGCCATCACCGCGCTGGTCTCCGTCGGCATCGGCATCGGCCTGGGCCTGCTGACCGACCCGGGCCTCAACACCTCGGTGGACTCCTCCGCCGCCGCCGACCCCGGCCGCAGCGGCTCCTGGCTGGACTTCCTCACCGGCATCGTGCCGGCGAACGTCCTGGGCCTGGAGGCCTCCACGTCGTCGGACGAGGCGGGCGTCTTCTCCACCGGCCTGTCGTTCAACGTCCTGCAGATCATCGTCGTGGCCATCGCCGTCGGCGTCGCCGCCCTCAAGGTCGGCCCCGCCGCCGAGCCGTTCCTCGGCTTCGCCCGCTCCGCCCTGGCGATCGTGCAGAAGGTCCTGTGGTGGGTCATCCGGCTGTCCCCGATCGGCACCGTCGGCCTGCTCGGCAACGCGGTCGCCCAGTACGGCTGGGACGCCCTCGCCCCGCTCGGCACCTTCGTCGTCGCGGTCTACGTCGGCCTCGCGCTGGTCCTGTTCGTCCTGTACCCGGTGCTGCTGCGCGCCCACGGCCTCAACCCGCTGCGCTACTTCGCGGGTGCCTGGCCGGCCATCCAGCTGGCCTTCGTCTCCCGCTCGTCCATCGGCACCCTGCCGGTCACCGAGCGCGTCACCGTCCAGAACCTCGGCGTCCCGCGCGCCTACGCCGGCTTCGCGGTGCCGCTGGGCGCCACGACCAAGATGGACGGCTGCGCCGCGATCTACCCGGCGCTCGCCGCGATCTTCGTCGCCCAGTTCTTCGGGGTGGACCTCGGCCTGACCGACTACCTGCTGATCGCCTTCGTCTCCGTCGTCGGCTCCGCCGCGACCGCGGGGCTCACCGGCGCGGTCGTCATGCTCACCCTCACGCTGTCCACGCTGGGCCTGCCCCTGGAGGGTGTCGGCCTGCTGCTGGCCGTCGACCCGATCCTCGACATGGGCCGCACCGCGGTCAACGTCGCGGGCCAGGCGCTGGTCCCGACCATCGTCGCCAAGCGCGAGGGCATCCTCGACGTCGACCGGTACACCGCCGCCAACGCCGCGGACCCGTTCGCGGACGAGGACGTCGAGACCTCTCCCGCGGCCGTCGTCACCGACGGCGTCACCCCCGGCACGCCCGACGCCGGACCGGTGGACCTGCGCGACCGCGAGCCCGCCCGCGCCTGA